The sequence GGTCGACCACCTCGGCCAGCTCGGGCTCGGCGACGACGAGCGCCTCGATCTCGGTCGCGCGTCGCCCGTAGGTGTCGACGAGCCGCTCCGCGGCCGCGGGAGTGAGCGCGCTGTCTCGCACGTAGGCGTCCCGGAAGGCGGTCCAGTCGCCGCCCGGCGCACCCGGGAAGTCGGCGTCGCGCGTGGGCGACTTCGCGGGCCGCCCGCCGAGCGCCTTCTCGAGCCGCTTCGCGACGAGCTCGCCGAGCGCGCGGTGCGTCGTGAACTTGCCGCCGACGATCGTCACGAGGCCGGCGCGGTCGCCAGCGTGCACGATGATCTCGTGGTCGCGGCTGACCTTCGACGGGTCGTCGAGGTCGGCCACGTAGGGCAGCGGCCGGACCCCCGAGTACGACCAGAGCACGTCGTCGGCCGTGAGCTTCGCCGCGGGGATCAGGTCGTTCACCGCGCGCAGCAGGTAGTCGACCTCGTCGTCGTCGATCACGACCTCGTCGATCGAGCCGTCATAGGGCAGATCGGTCGTGCCGATCATGTACTTGCCGGCCCAGGGCAGCACGAACATCGGCCGGGTGTCGTCGGGCGACTCGAAGAAGATGCAGGTCGACGGCGCACCGGGGAAGGCGTCGACGACGAGGTGGCTGCCCTTCGTCGGGCCGATCTTCCGCTCGTGTGTTCCCGCGAGGTCGAGCACGGCGTCGACCCACGGTCCCGCCACGTTCACGACGACGCGTGCGTCGACCTGTTTCAGCTCGCCGTCGACGCGGTCCCGGTAGCGCAGTCCCGTGACCCTTCCGCCCGAGCGCACGATGGACTCGACGCGCGAGTGCGTGAGCACCGTCGCGCCGTGCGCTTGGGCGTCGATCGCGAGCTCGACACAGAGCCGCTCGGTGAGCGGCACGTTCGCGTCGTGGAACAGCCCGCCCCACTTGAGCCCGCCCTCGACGAGCGACGGGTAGTCGCGCCGCAGGCGCCCGCCGAAGACGACGCGTGAGAACGGCAGCGGCTTCCGGAACGAGAGCACGTCGTGCAGGAGCAGCCCGCAGGAGAGCAGCCATCCGGGCCGGCTCGCGCCCTTCGAGAACGGGATGAGCATGGGGTAGTGGTGCACGAGGTGCGGCGCGCGTTCGAGCAGGATGTTCCGCTCACGGATCGACTCGTGCACGAGGTGCACCTCCATCCGCTCGAGGTACTTCAACCCGCCATGGATGAGCCGGGTCGCGATCGCCGAGGTGCGGGCGCCGACGTCGTCCTGGTCGATGAGCAGCACGGAGCGGCCGCGGCGTGCGGCCTCGCGGGCGATCGCGAGGCCGTTGATGCCGGCGCCGATCACGGCGACGTCGACGGAGGCGGGCGCGGGTGCGTACGTCGAGAGAGCGGGCATGCTGGTGAGTCCTCCGGTGAGAGAGCGCGGGCGCGCGGCTGGCGGCACCCTGCAGCGTTCGTGACGGGCCGGCGACGGATGCCTCGTCGCCGGCCCCCTGGCTCAGTGCGAGAGCTCTTCGAAGAGCGCGAAGGCCTCGTCGGGCGTGAGCCCGTCGTGGACGACGCCGCGCACCGCCTGGAGCATGGCCTCCGGGTGCTCGGACTGGAAGACGTTCCGGCCCATGTCGACGCCGGCCGCACCCTCCTGGATGGCCCGGTAGGCGACGCGCAGCGCCTCGCGCTCCTCGACCTTCTTGCCGCCCGCGATGATGATCGGCACGGGGCAGGCGCTGGTGACGGTCTCGAAACCCTCCTCGACGTAGTACGTCTTCACGAAGGCGGCGCCGAGCTCGGCCGAGATCCGGGTCGCCAGCCGGAAGTAGCGCGCGTCGCGCACCATGTCGCGGCCGACCGCCGTGACGGCGAGCACCGGGATCCCCGTGGCCTGCCCCTGGTCGACGAGCGTCGTGAGGTTCTTCACCGACTTGGTCTCGTTGTCGCCGCCGACGAAGACCTGCACCGCGAGCGCCGCGGCGTCGAGGCGGACGGCGTCGTCGATCGAGACCGCGAGCTCCTCGTCGGAGAGCTCCTTGAGCACGCTCGGTCCACCCGACGCGCGCAGCACGATGCCCTTGCCGCTGTCGGCTGGGATCGTGGTGCGCAGCGCGCCGCGCGTGCACATGAGCGCGTCGGCCTGCGGGATGAGCGGCACGATCGAGCGGTCGAGCCGCTCGAGGCCCGAGGTCGGGCCCTGGAAGTACCCGTGGTCGAAGGCGAGCATGACGGTCTTGCCGTCCGCCGGGTCGAAGATGCGAGACAGCCGGGCGCGCATGCCCCAGTCCTGGCCGCCGAGACCCTTGAGGTGGAATCCGCCGCCGACGGCGGTCGGGCCGGCGGCCGCGCCGCCGAAGTCGGTGCCGTCGCGCAGGTCGTCGAGGTCAGCCATGGATGGTCTCCTTCTTTCCGAGGTGCAGGGATGCGCGGAGCCGCGCGAGGGTGGACCGGCCGGTGCCCGTGGCCGCGGTCGAGATGACCACGACCGCGACGACGAGCACGCCCTTGAGGATGTTCTGCGCACCGACCGGCCAGCCCACGAGGTTCAGCAGGCCGGACAGCAGCACGAAGAACATCGCGCCGGTCCAGGCTCCGGCGGGCACTGCGCGCCCGCCCGAGATGAGGGTTCCCCCGATGACGACCACGGCGATGGAGTCGAGCATGTACGAGGTGCCGAGCACAGTGCTCGGCGAGATGAAGGCCGCGAGCAGCGCGCCCGCGAGTCCGGCGAACCCGGCCGAGACGAGGTACGCGCTCGCGGTCACACCGCGCACCCGGATGCCCGCGC is a genomic window of Agromyces protaetiae containing:
- a CDS encoding glycerol-3-phosphate dehydrogenase/oxidase, with translation MPALSTYAPAPASVDVAVIGAGINGLAIAREAARRGRSVLLIDQDDVGARTSAIATRLIHGGLKYLERMEVHLVHESIRERNILLERAPHLVHHYPMLIPFSKGASRPGWLLSCGLLLHDVLSFRKPLPFSRVVFGGRLRRDYPSLVEGGLKWGGLFHDANVPLTERLCVELAIDAQAHGATVLTHSRVESIVRSGGRVTGLRYRDRVDGELKQVDARVVVNVAGPWVDAVLDLAGTHERKIGPTKGSHLVVDAFPGAPSTCIFFESPDDTRPMFVLPWAGKYMIGTTDLPYDGSIDEVVIDDDEVDYLLRAVNDLIPAAKLTADDVLWSYSGVRPLPYVADLDDPSKVSRDHEIIVHAGDRAGLVTIVGGKFTTHRALGELVAKRLEKALGGRPAKSPTRDADFPGAPGGDWTAFRDAYVRDSALTPAAAERLVDTYGRRATEIEALVVAEPELAEVVDRDTGAIAAEAVHAVRNEGAHTLEDVILRRMAVGVNRDVGLTAAPAIAAVLVAHAGWSREHADTQLDRYRVAVRRFMPRGLRAERTA
- the lsrF gene encoding 3-hydroxy-5-phosphonooxypentane-2,4-dione thiolase, whose amino-acid sequence is MADLDDLRDGTDFGGAAAGPTAVGGGFHLKGLGGQDWGMRARLSRIFDPADGKTVMLAFDHGYFQGPTSGLERLDRSIVPLIPQADALMCTRGALRTTIPADSGKGIVLRASGGPSVLKELSDEELAVSIDDAVRLDAAALAVQVFVGGDNETKSVKNLTTLVDQGQATGIPVLAVTAVGRDMVRDARYFRLATRISAELGAAFVKTYYVEEGFETVTSACPVPIIIAGGKKVEEREALRVAYRAIQEGAAGVDMGRNVFQSEHPEAMLQAVRGVVHDGLTPDEAFALFEELSH